One Oryza brachyantha chromosome 3, ObraRS2, whole genome shotgun sequence DNA segment encodes these proteins:
- the LOC107303883 gene encoding uncharacterized protein LOC107303883: MRLDDDLAMLFELPDPADSFSSTLVSFALDDAVTASADFAHTQVTAGETTEMVEVEEEDEEEPLPDQNKLALPELQGGHGLSPRSKRLVSAVLADLAAGLNPTATTLRLRRAAFWGRVRVAILAVTIATVAAIDLILAIALFSHRRGRYHYDGVPPPT; encoded by the exons ATGAGGCTGGACGACGACCTCGCGATGCTCTTCGAGCTCCCCGACCCCGCTGActccttctcctccacccTCGTCTCCTTCGCTCTGGACGACGCCGTCACCGCTTCCGCCGACTTCGCTCACACCCAG GTTACTGCCGGCGAGACTACCGAGATGGTCgaggtcgaggaggaggacgaggaggagcccCTCCCGGACCAGAACAAGCTCGCCCTCCCCGAACTGCAGGGCGGCCACGGCCTCAGCCCCCGTTCCAAGCGCCTCGTCTCCGCGGTCCTCgcggacctcgccgccgggctcAACCCCACGGCCACcaccctccgcctccgccgcgccgccttctGGGGGAGGGTGCGCGTGGCGATCCTCGCCGTGACGATCGCCACCGTGGCCGCCATCGATCTCATCCTCGCCATTGCCCTCTTCTCCCACCGCCGCGGCAGATACCACTACGACGGCGTGCCGCCTCCTACTTGA